Proteins from one Flavobacterium sp. N2038 genomic window:
- a CDS encoding ribonucleotide-diphosphate reductase subunit beta, producing MSIFDKRVNYKPFEYPEVLQFTEAINKAYWVHTEVDFTADTQDFHAHLTLAEKTAVKNSLLAIAQIEVAVKSFWGNIYEHFPKPEFNGLGSTFAECEFRHSEAYSRLLEVLGYNDEFEKLLDVPVIRRRVEYLSDVLKDTRSQDNRKYMVSLILFSILIENVSLFSQFAILLSFTRFKGYMKNVSNIIAWTSIDEQIHANGGIYIINKIREEFPDYFDEETLTLVRETVKDSIKVEADILDWIFEAGEIESIKKEDLVNFMKFRIDESLKQINIPTIFDVRVEDYNALAWFEEEVFANSLDDFFAKRPVEYTKHDKSITANDLF from the coding sequence ATGTCTATTTTCGATAAAAGAGTCAATTATAAACCATTTGAATACCCAGAGGTATTGCAATTTACTGAAGCCATAAATAAAGCTTATTGGGTACATACAGAAGTTGATTTTACTGCTGATACTCAGGATTTTCATGCGCATTTAACGCTGGCGGAAAAAACAGCTGTAAAAAACAGTTTATTGGCAATCGCACAGATAGAAGTTGCTGTAAAAAGTTTTTGGGGAAACATTTATGAGCATTTTCCAAAGCCTGAATTCAATGGTTTGGGAAGCACTTTTGCCGAGTGTGAGTTTAGACATTCTGAGGCTTATTCGCGTTTGCTGGAGGTATTGGGGTATAATGATGAATTTGAAAAATTACTTGACGTTCCTGTGATTCGCCGACGTGTAGAATATCTTTCGGATGTTTTAAAAGATACGCGTTCTCAGGACAACAGAAAATACATGGTTTCGCTGATTTTGTTTAGTATTCTGATCGAAAATGTATCACTTTTCAGTCAGTTTGCCATTTTGTTGTCTTTTACAAGATTTAAAGGCTACATGAAAAATGTAAGTAACATAATCGCCTGGACATCAATAGATGAACAAATACATGCTAATGGTGGAATCTATATTATAAATAAGATTAGAGAAGAATTTCCGGATTATTTTGACGAAGAAACTTTAACACTTGTTAGAGAAACAGTAAAAGATTCGATAAAGGTTGAAGCAGATATTCTGGACTGGATATTTGAAGCAGGTGAAATAGAAAGTATTAAAAAAGAAGATCTCGTTAATTTTATGAAATTTAGAATTGATGAAAGTCTGAAGCAGATTAATATTCCAACCATTTTTGATGTTAGAGTAGAAGATTATAATGCTTTGGCCTGGTTTGAAGAAGAAGTTTTTGCAAACAGTCTGGATGATTTTTTTGCAAAACGTCCTGTAGAATATACAAAACATGATAAAAGTATTACGGCAAACGATCTTTTCTAA
- a CDS encoding ribonucleoside-diphosphate reductase subunit alpha has protein sequence MNTMDINEANDLPQHENGSKMWWKNSESEQILNRGYLLKGETVEGAIDRICTAAARRLYKPELKESFVEMIERGWMSISSPVWANMGTERGLPISCFNVHVPDKIEGITHKLGEVIMQTKIGGGTSGYFGELRERGSAVTDNGKSSGAVSFMKLFDTAMDTISQGGVRRGAFASYLDIDHPDIEEFLKIKSIGNPIQNLFTGICVPDYWMQEMIDGDQDKRQIWAKVLESRQQKGLPYIFFSDNVNKNKPQVYKDRNLRINASNLCSEIMLPSTEDESFICCLSSMNLELYEEWKDTEAVKLAIFFLDAVLQEFIEKTEGDYYLSSANRFAKRHRALGLGVLGWHSYLQKNMIPFEGMESKMKTTEIFKHISDKADKATQELARIYGEPELLKGYGKRNTTTMAIAPTTSSSAILGQTSPGIEPFSSNYYKAGLSKGNFMRKNKYLKKLLEEKGLDNEEVWREIMLNGGSVQHMSQLSQIEKDVFKTFKEISQLEIVQQASIRQKYVDQGQSLNLNIPAELPIKEVNRLMIEAWQLGIKSLYYQRSQSVSKELVTSLVSCSSCES, from the coding sequence ATGAATACAATGGATATAAATGAAGCAAATGATCTTCCGCAGCATGAAAATGGAAGCAAAATGTGGTGGAAAAACTCTGAAAGTGAACAAATTTTAAATCGTGGTTATCTCTTAAAAGGTGAAACTGTTGAAGGTGCAATAGACAGAATCTGTACCGCAGCTGCAAGGAGATTATACAAACCCGAATTGAAAGAATCTTTTGTAGAAATGATCGAACGCGGATGGATGAGCATCAGTTCACCGGTTTGGGCCAATATGGGAACAGAAAGAGGTTTGCCAATCTCTTGTTTTAATGTTCACGTTCCGGACAAAATTGAGGGAATTACACATAAGCTGGGCGAGGTAATTATGCAGACCAAAATAGGCGGAGGAACTTCGGGGTATTTTGGAGAATTGCGCGAACGCGGAAGTGCTGTAACTGATAACGGGAAGAGTAGTGGAGCAGTAAGTTTTATGAAACTTTTTGATACCGCTATGGATACGATTTCGCAAGGTGGTGTACGTCGTGGCGCATTTGCATCGTATCTGGATATTGACCATCCGGATATTGAAGAGTTCCTGAAAATAAAAAGCATCGGAAATCCGATTCAGAATTTATTTACCGGAATTTGTGTTCCTGATTACTGGATGCAGGAAATGATTGATGGGGATCAGGATAAAAGACAAATCTGGGCAAAAGTTTTAGAAAGCCGTCAGCAAAAAGGACTTCCGTATATATTTTTTAGTGATAATGTCAATAAAAATAAACCACAAGTATATAAAGATAGAAATCTTAGAATTAACGCCAGCAATTTGTGTAGTGAGATTATGTTGCCATCAACAGAGGATGAATCGTTTATTTGTTGTTTGTCATCAATGAATCTGGAACTTTATGAAGAATGGAAAGATACTGAAGCAGTAAAACTGGCTATCTTTTTTCTTGATGCCGTATTACAGGAGTTTATTGAAAAAACGGAGGGTGATTATTACCTTTCGAGTGCAAACAGATTTGCCAAAAGACACCGTGCTTTGGGCTTAGGCGTTTTAGGATGGCATTCTTATTTGCAGAAAAATATGATTCCGTTTGAAGGAATGGAATCCAAAATGAAAACAACAGAAATATTTAAACATATTAGCGACAAAGCTGATAAAGCAACGCAGGAACTGGCGCGAATTTATGGAGAGCCGGAATTGTTAAAAGGTTACGGAAAACGCAATACGACCACAATGGCCATTGCGCCTACAACTTCATCATCGGCAATTTTAGGACAAACGTCTCCGGGTATCGAACCTTTTAGCAGTAACTACTATAAAGCAGGTTTAAGTAAAGGAAATTTTATGCGTAAGAATAAATACCTTAAAAAATTGCTGGAAGAAAAAGGACTGGATAATGAGGAAGTTTGGCGCGAAATTATGCTAAACGGAGGAAGTGTACAACATATGTCGCAGCTATCTCAAATAGAAAAAGATGTCTTTAAAACCTTTAAAGAAATCAGTCAGCTTGAAATTGTTCAGCAAGCCTCGATTCGTCAGAAATATGTAGATCAGGGGCAAAGTCTGAATCTTAATATTCCTGCAGAATTGCCTATTAAGGAAGTAAATCGCTTAATGATCGAAGCCTGGCAATTGGGGATTAAAAGCTTGTATTATCAACGAAGTCAGAGTGTTTCAAAAGAACTTGTTACAAGTTTAGTTTCCTGCAGCAGTTGTGAATCATAA
- a CDS encoding RNA polymerase sigma factor, translated as MSLNQDKILIDRLRNGDESALTELYNTFWQALFMSAYNVIKDKELCEDIIQDIFLNIWTNREKLEIHISLKGYMYACARYQVFNHLRKNKDKIHVELFDDLEKRFQYTTPETQLMHEELVQQLHLIVETLPEKCQAVYKLSREEQLSHKEIAERLNISTKTVENHITKALQTIRLSMGSTLSMTMILWLSENL; from the coding sequence TTGTCCCTTAATCAAGATAAAATTTTAATTGATCGTCTTCGTAATGGAGATGAATCGGCTTTGACAGAATTGTACAATACATTTTGGCAGGCGCTTTTTATGTCGGCGTACAATGTGATTAAAGACAAAGAATTGTGCGAAGATATTATTCAGGATATATTTCTTAATATCTGGACCAATCGCGAAAAACTCGAAATTCATATTTCTTTAAAAGGCTATATGTATGCCTGCGCCCGATATCAGGTTTTTAATCATTTAAGAAAGAATAAAGACAAAATTCATGTCGAACTTTTTGATGATTTAGAAAAACGTTTTCAATACACCACGCCCGAAACCCAATTGATGCATGAAGAATTGGTGCAACAACTTCATTTAATTGTTGAAACCCTTCCGGAGAAATGCCAGGCTGTATATAAACTTAGCAGAGAAGAACAGCTAAGTCATAAAGAAATTGCCGAACGCCTGAATATTTCCACCAAAACGGTCGAAAATCATATTACAAAGGCACTTCAGACCATTCGCTTGTCAATGGGCAGTACTCTTAGTATGACAATGATTTTGTGGCTTTCTGAAAACCTTTAG
- a CDS encoding FecR domain-containing protein, whose amino-acid sequence MKKEEFLTLLNRYLSGDTSREESKQLLHFYESFQTSEEWDDALGSKEELEHKMRMRLQKAIQSDETKAVPLKPFYTTTRFKFIAMAASLLLLISISIIVNKTNPLKIETPVVAHKEILIGSDKATLTLEDGSVITLEKGKAYNKGNASSNGEKLVYNSKENKPAGIRNNFLTIPRGGQFFVQLADSTRVWLNSESQLKYPVAFVDGQTRQVELVYGEAYFEVSPSTKHKGSRFKVKTQMQNVEVIGTEFNIKAYKDETAIYTTLVKGKVAVSNSNNKETLTPNEQSTISNNNDHIAIAQVDVYNEISWRKGLFVFKGMPLKEIAKVLSRWYDVDIVFADPALGNVKFNGVLNKNQKLEDILTTIKNINFINAYEKKDDKIIIK is encoded by the coding sequence ATGAAAAAAGAAGAATTCTTAACGTTATTAAACAGATATCTTTCTGGCGATACTAGTCGGGAGGAGAGTAAACAATTACTACATTTTTACGAAAGTTTCCAGACTTCAGAAGAATGGGATGATGCTTTGGGTTCTAAAGAAGAACTGGAACACAAAATGAGAATGCGTCTTCAAAAAGCAATTCAGTCTGACGAAACAAAAGCAGTCCCGCTTAAACCATTTTATACTACGACCCGATTTAAGTTTATAGCCATGGCAGCATCATTGCTATTGCTAATTTCGATTTCGATAATTGTCAATAAAACCAATCCGCTTAAAATTGAAACTCCGGTTGTTGCTCACAAAGAAATTTTGATAGGAAGTGATAAAGCAACTTTGACATTAGAAGATGGTTCTGTAATTACTTTAGAAAAAGGTAAAGCTTACAATAAAGGAAATGCTTCCAGTAATGGAGAAAAATTGGTTTACAATTCAAAAGAGAATAAACCGGCAGGAATTAGAAATAACTTTTTAACAATTCCAAGAGGAGGACAGTTTTTTGTGCAGCTGGCAGACAGCACAAGAGTCTGGTTAAACTCAGAATCGCAATTAAAATATCCGGTGGCTTTTGTTGATGGACAAACCAGACAAGTAGAACTGGTTTACGGAGAAGCCTATTTTGAAGTGTCGCCAAGTACAAAACATAAAGGTTCCAGATTTAAAGTAAAAACTCAAATGCAAAATGTTGAGGTTATTGGTACCGAGTTTAATATTAAAGCGTACAAAGACGAAACAGCAATTTATACCACATTGGTAAAAGGTAAGGTTGCCGTAAGCAATTCAAACAATAAAGAAACTTTAACGCCAAACGAGCAATCGACAATCAGTAATAACAACGATCATATTGCTATCGCTCAGGTCGATGTATATAATGAAATTTCCTGGAGAAAAGGATTGTTTGTTTTTAAAGGAATGCCGCTTAAGGAGATTGCAAAGGTACTGTCGAGATGGTATGATGTAGATATTGTGTTTGCAGATCCGGCACTTGGAAACGTGAAATTTAACGGTGTTTTGAATAAAAATCAGAAACTGGAAGACATATTAACCACGATTAAGAATATTAATTTTATTAATGCCTATGAGAAAAAAGACGATAAGATTATTATCAAGTAA